A DNA window from Octopus bimaculoides isolate UCB-OBI-ISO-001 chromosome 12, ASM119413v2, whole genome shotgun sequence contains the following coding sequences:
- the LOC106876764 gene encoding DNA repair protein complementing XP-A cells homolog, with protein sequence MASSVSPIASEEAEEDFPDDNIPDEVLVEHSEKPLSAAMRARIERNRQRALMLRQARLNSKPYSKPNGQSIMKVCRSEIDTGAGFFLDEDQEKDLKNQKVIYEEAPSLLIDSCNCENCDQKFTESYLLKNFECFVCDSCREENNEKYNLITKTDAKTKYLLNDVDLDKREPKLKFIVRKNPHNPRWGDMKLYLESQVKRRAIDVWESEEKIEAAKEAKTEKRVNMKKKKFNKKMKELRMSVRSNLWQKQTSTHQHSYGEESYDEEEDMYSKTCTTCGNVMTYEKM encoded by the exons ATGGCATCTTCTGTCTCCCCGATCG CCTCTGAAGAAGCCGAAGAAGATTTCCCAGATGACAACATTCCAGATGAAGTTCTTGTGGAGCATTCTGAAAAGCCATTATCTGCTGCTATGAGAGCTAGGATTGAACGCAACCGACAGAGAGCACTGATGCTTAGACAAGCACGACTGAACAGTAAACCCTACTCAAAACC CAATGGCCAGAGTATAATGAAGGTTTGCCGCAGTGAAATCGATACAGGAGCAGGATTTTTCTTAGATGAAGACCAAGAAAAAGATCTGAAGAACCAAAAAGTAATTTATGAAGAAG CTCCTTCTTTGCTAATTGATTCCTGTAACTGTGAAAATTGTGACCAAAAGTTTACAGAGTCTTATTTGCTGAAGAACTTTGAATGTTTTGTCTGTGATTCTTGCCG GGAAGAAAACAACGAAAAATACAACCTAATTACTAAAACGGATGCAAAGACGAAATATTTACTTAACGATGTTGATCTGGACAAACGAGAACCGAAGCTGAAATTCATTGTAAGAAAGAACCCACACAACCCGAGATGGGGTgacatgaaattatatttagaGTCTCAG GTGAAGCGTCGAGCCATTGATGTCTGGGAATCAGAAGAAAAGATTGAAGCAGCCAAAGAAGCTAAAACAGAGAAAAGAGTaaacatgaagaagaaaaagtttAACAAGAAAATGAAAG AACTGAGAATGTCAGTGCGGAGCAATTTGTGGCAGAAACAGACTTCAACACATCAACATAGTTATGGCGAAGAGAGTtacgatgaagaagaagacatGTATTCAAAGACTTGCACAACTTGTGGAAATGTGATGACATATGAGAAGATGTAA
- the LOC106876772 gene encoding serine/threonine-protein kinase Pink1, mitochondrial: protein MAFRGLFRHVLNLRNTLLHQKCSSVWRFGNFTRLIHHRPLVVSIASQSRTALTRWTRRYCTKNIVADLRRRAALRFLGPNLASRFSNAPRFSRPGYLPTLALVGFSFLNRHPYNNSPQQLGEIISDLQTSYEKESSKPDPLKGVNVPKSYSNIEFLKYIAKGCNGAVFSAKCRTEDNESDISNLSESRLDENQNQDGACSQNSQENEELVIKCLFNYYVESNYNELIKKFWNEAIPSLRISGQDDISDSDLVKSRLPPHPNIVTIYNVFHGSLPDLPESVENFKSALPQNLYPESFGRSMTLCLIMKRYEMTLSDYLQTKNPSMRVRVMLFTQLLEGIRHMIKHQVAHRDLKPNNILLEDVPSDDSSDACPHLVISDFGCCFAGKSSGMMVPYDCAKDGNAAFQAPEVSHAKSHELIDCSKVDLWAAGILAFEIFGIKDLFDVRTKERKEFPDFIPPVIQRVIDGLMIKDPAQRLDAITACNILNIYLWNSSCDMKQQPKSFLQQLAKSDEPKSSPVITLKENFVKHLNIKLLFDAISFAYPNFMYPVDLREVAQQFPNYNRETLIVSD from the exons ATGGCTTTTCGGGGCCTCTTCAGACATGTCTTAAATCTGAGAAATACTCTTCTTCATCAGAAATGCAGTTCAGTGTGGAGGTTTGGTAACTTCACACGATTAATACACCACAGACCCCTTGTGGTTTCCATCGCCTCTCAAAGCAGAACTGCTTTAACTCGATGGACACGTCGTTACTGTACCAAAAACATTGTGGCTGATCTGAGGCGTAGGGCAGCTCTGAGATTTTTGGGCCCAAATTTGGCCTCAAGATTTTCAAATGCACCTCGATTTTCTCGTCCTGGTTACCTTCCTACATTGGCTCTTGTAGGCTTCTCTTTTCTTAACAGACATCCTTATAACAACAGTCCCCAGCAATTGGGCGAAATTATCTCGGACTTACAG ACATCGTATGAGAAAGAATCCTCTAAACCAGATCCATTGAAAGGAGTGAATGTTCCAAAGAGCTATTCAAACATTGAATTCTTGAAGTACATTGCTAAAGGGTGTAATGGAGCTGTATTTTCTGCTAAATGTCGTACAGAAGACAACG aAAGTGATATTTCCAACTTGAGTGAGTCTCGTTTGGATGAGAACCAAAACCAAGATG gTGCTTGTAGCCAAAACAGTCAGGAAAATGAGGAACTTGTCATCAAATGCCTGTTTAATTACTATGTggaaagtaattataatgaactGATAAAAAAGTTTTGGAATGAAGCTATTCCAAGTCTTCGTATCAGTGGACAAGATGATATATCTGATAG tgaTCTTGTGAAAAGCAGACTACCTCCACATCCCAACATTGTGACCATATACAATGTATTCCATGGGAGTCTTCCTGACTTACCTGAATCTGTTGAGAACTTTAAATCTGCTTTGCCACAGAATCTGTATCCTGAGAGTTTCGGTCGAAGTATGACATTATGTCTGATAATGAAAAG ATATGAGATGACATTGAGTGATTATCTTCAAACCAAGAATCCTTCTATGCGAGTCAGAGTGATGTTGTTTACGCAACTCTTGGAAGGTATTCGACACATGATTAAACACCAAGTGGCACACCGTGATCTCAAACCAAATAATATTCTTTTGGAAGATGTTCCATCGGATGATTCTTCTG atgcttgtcctcatcttgttatctcggattttggttgttgttttgcTGGAAAATCTTCTGGAATGATGGTACCATACGATTGTGCAAAGGATGGGAATGCTGCGTTCCAGGCTCCAGAG GTATCTCATGCGAAATCTCATGAACTGATTGATTGTTCTAAAGTTGATCTTTGGGCAGCCGGAATCTTGGCATTTGAAATCTTTGGCATTAAGGATTTGTTTGATGTgagaacaaaagaaaggaaagaatttcCTG ATTTCATCCCACCTGTGATACAAAGAGTGATTGATGGCCTGATGATCAAAGACCCTGCTCAG CGTCTTGATGCCATCACCGCCTGCAATATATTAAACATCTATCTTTGGAACTCGTCCTGTGATATGAAGCAGCAGCCGAAATCTTTTTTACAACAATTGGCAAAAAGTGATGAACCAAAGAGTTCTCCAGTTATCACCTTAAAGGAAAACTTTGTGAAACATCTCAACATCAAACTCTTATTTGATGCGATATCTTTTGCTTATCCCAACTTCATGTATCCTGTAGATCTGAGGGAAGTTGCACAACAGTTTCCAAATTATAACAGAGAAACACTTATTGTGTCAGATTAA
- the LOC106876759 gene encoding DNA-dependent metalloprotease SPRTN: MSCYSVTSGSKSLVDPSWEYIDPTPDIFAMFREFDRTFFGGTLSRVELKWSKRMTSCAGLMAPLEGKGGACSIRLSEPLLKLRPRKDLVETLLHEMIHAHLHVTKCRESDPHGPKFKEHMNRINKATGANITVYHNFVDEVNLHKQHWWRCNGPCQNWKPFYGWVKRAMNRAPSRNDFWWEQHRMTCGGQYIKVKEPESYGKKKESKLSKTDKKSPLKNGNILAMIKKKYNLNKPKPTVISSKTTNKSEKSSPKGSGIHSPLKKHNNSVPIKNASSTISSCNTPESSSSSSKDVKTVGKSTSQSSMNNFLGQLHKDTLQRKNTSQTNGCSSFTATNKDTMEKKRPNVSESQANYNASVVKKRMSSSSTSTYDTSESLPSSSKDAKTVGRGTSESAMNNFLGQLHKDKLQRNCMSQTNGNGSFTGINKRVSEKDSGLKYVEKKRLKVREDESFRSSKDTNRKLPIDESTFLSELIDDKIKQNIPNHPKNSLKDGNELPSSSQTHLLFDKHRNNSSPTERKTKTSVHKTISSSVNKEHNFFSDSPHNKHKRNKASTTVGKSPKVRNAFPNSDLTSAENKMNTHSTSESLNSVNNSSIKNYFDCSTSDHLAARGSNNSNPIIIDNSDDSNSDIVNVPCPVCEKRVPENLINQHLDECLSMK, encoded by the exons GTGTGCTGGTTTGATGGCACCATTAGAAGGTAAAGGTGGAGCCTGTTCAATACGCTTGAGTGAGCCACTTCTCAAATTGAGACCACGAAAAGACTTGGTGGAAACGTTACTT caCGAAATGATACATGCCCACCTCCATGTCACCAAATGTCGA GAAAGTGACCCCCATGGTCCAAAATTCAAGGAACACATGAACCGTATAAACAAAGCTACCGGTGCCAATATAACT gTTTACCACAACTTTGTTGATGAAGTCAACCTTCATAAACAACATTGGTGGCGTTGTAATGGACCTTGTCAAAACTGGAAACCATTTTATGGCTGGGTGAAACGAGCCATGAATCGAGCGCCTTCCAGAAATGACTTTTGGTGGGAACAGCACCGTATGACTTGTGGAGGACAGTACATTAAAGTGAAAGAACCAGAAAGttatggtaaaaagaaagaaagtaaactttcaaaaacagacaaaaaat CTCCTTTGAAGAATGGAAATATTTTGGCAATGATTAAAAAGAAGTATAATTTGAACAAGCCAAAACCAACAGTGATATCATCTAAGACTACAAACAAATCTGAGAAAAGTTCACCCAAAGGGTCAGGCATCCATTCTCCATTGAAGAAACACAACAATTCAGTTCCTATTAAGAATGCAAGCTCTACCATTTCTTCATGTAATACTCCAGAGTCCTCATCAAGTTCTTCTAAAGATGTTAAAACAGTTGGTAAAAGTACAAGTCAATCATCCATGAATAACTTTTTGGGACAGCTTCATAAAGATACACTGCAACGGAAGAACACGTCTCAGACTAATGGATGTAGTTCATTTACAGCAACAAATAAAGATACTATGGAGAAGAAACGTCCAAATGTAAGTGAAAGCCAAGCGAACTACAATGCCTCAGTTGttaaaaaaagaatgtcaagCTCTTCTACTTCTACATATGATACCTCAGAATCCTTGCCAAGTTCCTCCAAAGATGCTAAAACTGTTGGTAGAGGTACAAGTGAGTCAGCTATGAATAACTTTCTGGGACAACTTCATAAAGATAAACTGCAACGTAACTGCATGTCTCAGACCAATGGAAATGGTTCGTTTACAGGGATAAATAAAAGAGTATCTGAAAAAGATTCTGGTCTTAAATATGTGGAGAAGAAACGCTTAAAAGTAAGAGAAGATGAATCATTCAGATCTTCAAAAGACACAAACAGAAAGCTTCCTATCGATGAATCCACATTTCTCTCTGAGTTAAttgatgataaaataaagcaaaatatcccAAACCATCccaaaaattctttaaaagatgGTAATGAATTACCATCCTCTTCTCAAACACATTTGCTCTTTGATAAGCATCGAAACAATTCATCACCTACCGAAAGGAAAACTAAGACTTCTGTACATAAAACCATTAGTTCCTCTGTTAATAAAgaacacaattttttttcagattcaCCTCATAATAAACACAAACGTAATAAAGCATCAACAACAGTTGGAAAAAGTCCTAAAGTTCGAAACGCTTTCCCAAATTCTGATCTAACATCcgctgaaaataaaatgaatacacaTTCTACTTCAGAAAGTTTGAATTCTGTAAATAACTCTTCTATTAAAAACTATTTTGATTGTAGTACGTCAGACCATTTGGCAGCGAGAGGCAGTAATAATTCCAATCCCATTATTATTGACAATTCTGATGATTCCAATTCTGATATCGTAAATGTACCTTGTCCTGTCTGTGAAAAACGTGTGCCTGAAAATCTTATTAATCAACATTTAGATGAGTGCCTCTCtatgaaatag